TATAAGGTTCGTAACCCGCAACCTCAATTTTGATTTTGTTGGATGGAGAGGCATTAAAAAGATTAATGCTAAAATTTCCGTTTTCATCAGTCACTACTCCAATATTTTCTTTTTCAACCCCAATTTTCGCGAAAGAAATAGGATGATTTTCGTTTTTAGCAATTACAGTTCCCGTAATAGTTTGCGAATAGTAAAAACCAGCAGCAAAAAGAAGCGATAAAATAGTAGACTTTTTCATGGTATTAATTTGAAGCAAAAATCTCAAATCTCAATATCAATCACTCTTAAATTCATATTAAATTTGACTTGCGTTTCGTTAAATTTTATTTAAAAAATCACAATAAAGTGAACCTAATTCTTAATTTATTTAAAAGGTTTTCTCTGAATCCATTCAATTTTAGGATTTAGCGATGTGAAAATCTTTTCCATAAATGGATTAATTGCTTTGTTGTTATGCTTTATCAATCCAAAAATATCTACCGGCTCTGCTCCGATTGTAGATTTTATTTCGAGAGCAGTTCTACCAAAAACGATACGCTTAAATTGATTAGAAATTCCAAATTCAATCATATCAAAAAGCATGTTGAGATAGACTTGCTTTTCTTTCTGAATCTCTTTTTTATAACCTAAAAAATAAGTATCAATATCATTATTATTGAGAATTAACGTAAAAAATCCAATCAGCTTTTCATTAAAAAAATATCCAAAAACTCTGAAGTTTTCCTGAAGATTGCGTTTCATGCTTTCAAAATGATTTTGTGTAAGAAAAAATGTATTGAAGGGAGCATTTTCCGCAACGTTTTGATACAAAACATTCATTTCATTCTGATGCTTTTTGATTGACTCAATATTTAATTCTAATCTTTGAATTCCTTTGATTTTTTTCTTTGCAGATTTCAATCTCGCTCGGTATTTTTTAGATAAATCATTCGAATAATTTTCAAAAGAGCTCCATTCCTGTTTTATATTTAAAATCATATTCGGTTGTACCGAAAATCTATAAAAAGATTTCAGCTTTTCGTCCTCAAAATTTTTCAAAAACGATTTCTGATAATCTTTGTAAATAATCAAAGATGTTTTTCCCAATACTCTACTTACACTTTTAGATGCTTCATTCAACAAGGGAATCGCTGTATCTGTAGGTATTTCTGCGGTATCGAAATAGAAACCATTTTGTCCGGTCAGCATATTATTCCCTAAAATCATCACATCCTTACTCAACTGTCTGGTCAAAAAATTTCTTATGTTGCACAAAACTTCACCTTTCTGAAAGCTTTTATGCTCGATGAAACTTAAATATTGAAATAAAGCACCGCCCACTAACTTTTTATCAGAAAAAAAGCCCACAAAACAGCAATTCATATTTACAGGTTTAGATTCTTCTAAAACACGAAAATATTCTTCAGACAACATAATATTTTGTTGCCCGATTCTGGAGTTCCAGTCCTCCGGAAGCTCAGTAGTAGAATTAAAAATTTTAAAAGTATAAGCCATAAAAAAGGCCACTCAAGCAGCCCTAAAATTTATAATTTGATATTATTTTTGTGTAACCCAATTGAAACCATCTGTCGCATACCATCCACAAATAATTCCGCCCATTAAAGTGATGGTAATGGTCCAGAATCCTGTGTTAATGAAAACATATTTCCAAGATTTTCTTTCAAACATGGCATTAATCGCAATTAATGGAAAAACAAAGAAAATACCTGTCATAAAAGAATGTAGTGCGCCATGACCAAATGAGCGGTAGGCTTTACCATAATCATTCATAAAAGCAGTGTAAGAAGGTTTTGCTAAAGTTTCATCACCACCTATCATTCCCAAAGCTCCAAACTGATGAATCGTTACAAATTGTAAAAACATCCCGATTAAAAAAGATAAAATAATGGACAGAATAAAGACTACGCCCATATTTGCGCCTTTCATTTTTTCTTCCGTTAAACCAGATTCTCTCATCCAAATGTTTCCGAAAACTTTAGGATTATACCAAATAAATCCCATTATCAAAGGGATTAACGCAGCAACAAGTATTGCCAAAAAGTTAATTTGTATCATAGTTTTATGTATAGTTTAGTTACTCAAATCTACATTAAAAATGATTACAAAAATCTTAAGAATAAAAATATCAAGTCTATTGAAAAAGACTCTGAATAAGTTTAAAACTTTCAGAAACTCTTTCAGGATTGGTTATGTAATAATAAAGAGCGTAAGGAATACCTGGTAAAATCTCTAAGAATATTGCAAATAAAGGCAACAAAAAATAAAGAAACAATGGGAATTTCCTTTTTATCGAAAACTTTTTAATTATTGCCTTCCAAATAATTTTTATCCGTTCTTTATCATTCCATACAATTAAAAAACATAAAACAAAATAGAATATAAAACGTCGTGTAAAAGCTTGTCCCATCCCTTCATCCATAAAACTGATGTCCATTAAAACAATATTTGCAGCAATAGGAATAAAGAAAATAACTCCTAAAATTGCAGTGGATTCAAACAAAAGTAAAATTCCGGTAATAATTTGTAGTATGCCTACCGTAGTTTTTAAAGGTTCATGATCAAATAAAAACCACATGACTTTAAATAAAGGCAGGTCTTTTAACGGAACCAGTAAATCATTAGAAGAAACTCCAAACTGCCCATCCACAAGTTTACTGTACCCATAATTTATAAAAGTAAAAGCCAGCAAAAATCTTGCGACTAGAATGAAATAGTCCCAATATCTTTTTTTAGGGAGAGAACGTAATTTTGCAATCATATTTTTAAGGTTTAAATTTCGTATTTTTGCGGCTCAATTGAAATTTCAAATAAAATCTTCATAATATAATGAATTACGTTTCTGTCGAAAACCTTACCAAATCGTATGGTATTAAAACTTTATTTAAAAATATCTCTTTTCATGTCAACGAAGGCGACAAAATTGCCATTGTAGCCAAAAATGGTAGCGGTAAGTCTACCCTTTTGAAGATTTTGATGGGAAAAGAAATCGCAGACAGTGGAAATGTAGTCATTAATAAAGACATTCAGGTAGTTTTGTTTGATCAGGAAATCGATTTTGATTCTGATTTGACGATTGACGAGTTTATGATGACTTTAGATTCGGCGCCAATTTTAGCTTTAAAAAAATACCATCATGCTTTGCTTTCTGGAAACCCGGATGAGATGGAAACAGCGCTTGCTGAAATGGAAATTCACAAAGCTTGGGATTTGGAAAATGAAATGAGCCAAATTCTTTCTCAGCTGAAAATTACAGATTTAACAGCGAAAATGGGAATGCTTTCCGGAGGACAGATTAAACGTGTTGCTTTGGCAAAACTTTTAACGGAAACCAGAGCAGAACACCGTCATACCCTATTGATTATGGATGAGCCCACCAACCACCTTGATGTGGAAATGGTAGAATGGCTAGAAAATTATTTAAATAAAGCAAAAATAACTTTAATTCTTGTTACGCACGACAGGTATTTTCTTGATGCTGTTTGTGGAATTATTTGGGAAATGGAAGATCAAAATCTATATTTCCATAATGGTTCTTATGCGACTTATCTTGAAAATAAAATGATTCGTGAGGATAATATGAATTCTACGATTGATAAAGCGCAAAACCTTTACAGAAAGGAATTGGAGTGGATGCGTAGACAGCCAAAAGCACGAACTACAAAATCTAAATCGAGGCAAGATGACTTTTACGAAACTGAAAAAGTAGCTAAAACCGATACCCGAAAAGAGTCTTTGGAGCTTGATTTTGAAATGAAAAGATTGGGTAACAAAATTCTTGAACTTAGAGATGTTTCAAAAAGCTATGGTGATAAATTATTGCTAAAAGACTTCAGTTACCAGTTTCAAAGAGGTGAAAAAGTAGGAATTGTAGGAAAAAACGGAGCCGGAAAATCTACTTTACTGAATATTATTCAAGGTTTTGAACCTAAAGATTCTGGGGAAATTGAAACCGGAGAAACTATTAAATTCGGATATTTTTCTCAAAAAGGACTTCAATATAAAGAAGAAGAAAGAGTCATTGATTTCATTAAAGACATTTCTGAAAACTTCCCTTTGGCTAATGGAAAAACAATTACTGCCTCTCAGTTTTTGAGGTTATTCTTATTTGATGACCAAACGCAATACTCACCGATTTCTAAACTTTCGGGAGGTGAAAAAAGAAGACTGCATTTGATGTATATTCTGTATCAAAATCCTAATTTCTTGATTTTTGATGAGCCTACCAATGATCTTGACCTTCCTACTTTGACGGTTTTGGAAAATTTCCTTTTAAACTTTCAAGGCAGTTTGATTATCGTTTCTCACGATAGATACTTTATGGATCGTATTGTTGATCATATTTTAGCGTTTGAAGGGGAAGGAAAAATTAAAGATTTCATCGGAAACTTTTCAGAATACCGAGAAAATAAAAAACTAGAAGACGTAAGCCAAAAAAGTGAATATAAAAAGGCGAAATTAGTTCCTGAAAAAGTCGTTGAAAAACCAGCTCCAGTAGCTGTTGAAAAACCACAGGCTCCAAAAAAGAAACTTTCTTTCAAAGAGCAACGTGAACTGGAAACTATTGAAAAAGAAATTCCTGAATTTGAAGGTAAAAGAGCAACTATCTTGGAACAACTGAATAATGAAGCTGATTACGAGAAAATATCAAAACTTTCTGCTGAGCTGGAAAGTCTTGCTGAGAAACTTGAAAATCACGAAATGAGATGGCTTGAGCTTCAAGACTAAATAAAACTAAAAAAGAGCTGTTCAATTACTGAACAGCTCTTTTTTTATGCTTAAAAATTACTTTTTTCTGATTAATTTAAAAATACTGTAAAAAAGAAATACCGTTCCCACAATAAGAAATCCATATTTAAGATATATATTATCTTGAACTAAAGTCATTGCAATCCCTACAAACAACAAACCGATGACGGTAAAACTTGAACTTCTTTTTTGCATAATTTATTTTATAAATAGGTGTGCTACCGGCTGTATTTGTTACAAAAATCTATTATAGTTCAACAACTTTTCCTTTTTTAGAACTTTCAAGAGCGGCTTCAATAATTTTCATATTTTGAACGACTTCGTTTCCTAGAGAGGGCAAAGCGTATCCAAAAACAATGTGTTCGTAGATTTGCTGATAATAATTCATATAATTTCCAGGATTACTCAACGTTAAAACTCTTTCTGCTTCTGAGTTTTCATTAAAATAATTAAGAATTCCGTCAGTTTCTATTAAAGGTTGCATCCAATCTTTTCCGTAGGTGGGAATCGCTCCAGCTACCAATTCATTTTCCTGATTATCGGTACGCTCTTGCAAAAAGCTGCCTTTATCACCATGAATTTTATAGGCGTAATGATCTTCTTTGGTAAAAACAGAAGATTTTAATCTCACTCTCAAATCATTTTTATAATAAAGTAGAATTTCAAAATAATCATTGGCATAAGCTTCTCCTTTCATTGAAAAAATATCTGCAAAAACTTTTTCGGGGAAACCAAAAAATTGCGTTGCCTGATCTACCAAATGCGAACCTAAATCATGCACAGATCCGGAACCATTTTGCTCAGGGTTTTCTTTATGCTCTTTTCCACTAGGTTCTGTTCTGAATCTGTCGAAACGAATTTCAACTTCTTTTATATTCCCTAATTTTCCTTCCGCCACAACTTTTTGTACCTGAAGGTAATCACGGTCAAATCTTCTGTTTTGATAAACGCTTAAAAAAAGATTCTTGTTTTCAGCTAAATCCACCAGTTCTTCTGCTTCTGAAACCGTAACGGTAAAGGGTTTTTCTACAATCACATTTTTTCCGGCTTCCAAAGCCATTTTCACATATTCAAAATGAGTCTGAACCGGAGTATTTACAACGACAACTTCTATATCTGCATGTTTCAGCATTTCTTCTACCGAACGGTAAATAATGGCATCGGGATATTTTTCTTTAGAATCTTCCTTCGATCTTTCAACAATCGCAGACATAAAAAAACCGGGATGCTCTTTTAAAAACGGAGCATGAAAAACTTTACCACTCATCCCAAAGGCACACAAACCTACTTTTACCAATTGCATAGACTTAAATTTGAACAAATATATTTAAAATTAAGAACATTAGAAACTGAGATTTTAATGTTAAATAATCATAAAAAAGGATATGACAAAAATCAGAAAATTATTTTTAGTTATTCTAAATAACAATGATACATTTGCGCATTATTTAAATCTACTCTAAATAAATATAATGAATAAAAAACTAATCACGTTAGGATTACTTACCATCACAGTGTCGCTATCTGCTCAATTAAAAAATACAGAAGCTGATACCATTAGAATTGGAACCATTGAAGATGTAAATATTCGTAAGACAGGAAACCCAAACAAAGCGATTCCATTATCGATTAAATCGAACCTTACCGTAATGGAAACTCCCCAGCCTATTGCTATTATTACTCATGATATTATTGAGCAACAACAAGCAAAACAGCTTAGCGATGTTTTACAGAACGTAAACGGAATGTATATTACATCATCAAGAGGAAATTCTCAAGACAGTTTTGGAGGCCGTGGTTTTGCGCTAGGAAATGACAATATATTTAAGAACGGAAGTAGAGTTAACAGTGGGATCTTCCCAGAAGTAAGCGGATTAGAAAGAGTGGAAGTTCTGAAAGGAGCCAACGCAATGCTTTACGGAAATACTGCTGCTGGAGGTGTTATCAACATGATTACTAAAAAACCGCGATTTGATTTTGGTGGAAGTATTGGTTTAAACGCAGGGAGCTGGAATTCTTACAAACCTACAGTTGATATCTATGGCCCATTAACAAAAAACATCGCTTTCAGAGTAAACGGAGCTTATGAATATGCTGAAAGTTTCAGAGATGTGGTACAATCTGAAAAATATTATTTTAATCCTTCATTCTTATTTAACTTGAGCTCAAAATCTCAATTAATTGTTGAAGCAGATTATCTTAAAAATAATTTCACTCCAGATTTTGGAATTGGAGGTATTACAGCTAATGACGGTAGTTACTCTTTAAATACAAACACAGATAGAAGTACATTTTTTGGTACCAAATGGCAATATCAAGATGTAGAACAGGTTTCTACCAACGTAACTTTTAACCATAAGTTTAATGATAACTGGTCGTTAAATTCTACGGCTTCTTATCAGAATTATACAAAAGATTATTTTTCTACAGAAAGAGTAGCTTGGACGTATGCAAAAACAAGTCCTACAAGACTTTCTTGGACGGTTCCTTACAATAAAACAAACGGTGAACAAAATTATGGATCTGCACAAGTAAACTTAAATGGTGAATTTAATACAGGAAGTATTGGTCACAAAGTATTAATTGGTGCAGATGCAGATTATGGGCAAACTGATGCTTACACGTATACTTTAACCAATTCTCCATCTAAAGTTGTTTATCTAGATGACCCTTCAACTTGGGACAATACAAATCTTGCAATGCCAGATTCTAAACTTAATATTAATAATAGAACAAGGACAAGAAGAATTGGAGCTTACGCACAAGATTTCATTAGTTTAACAAAAGAATTTAAAGTAATTGCTGGTTTACGTTGGTCTTATATAGAAAATATGGCGACAATTAATACAGATTTCAAGACTGGCGAAAAAATCTTAACCCCTAATTCATCATCATCAGATCAAGCTTTATCACCAAAACTTGGTTTAGTGTATATGCCAAATGATAATTTATCTGTTTTTGCAACTTATACCAATTCATTCACTACAAATACCGGAAAAGATATTAACCAAAATGCTCTAAACCCAACTACAATAGACCAATATGAAGTAGGGGTGAAGAAAAATCTTTTTGGAAATGCATTATCTTTCAATGTTTCATTATACCAAATATTATATAATAAGTATTATGCGACTGCGCAATTCGATGGTAATGGAATTGCCAATAATGATACTACTATTAAAGAATATATTGGTAAAATGAGCAGTAGAGGTTTTGAAGTAGATATTACAGGAAATCCTACAAAATATTTATCAATTATCGGAGGTTTCTCTTACAACCATGCAGTTTATAAAGATACTCCAGATTTGCCTGCTTCATACGTGGAAGATCAGAGATTAGTAAGAACTCCTGCTACTACAGCAAATTTATCCGTTTTTTATAAATTTGGAGAAAAGCTTCAAGGTCTAAAAGTAGGCGCAGGTCTTTACTATGTAGGAAGTAGATTTGCTGGCTGGAACGATACAAAAGCTACATTAGCATCAAGAAATAACGTAACAAGAATGTTTGAAGTAGACCCTTATACTACCGCATCATTTAGCGTAGGTTATGATTGGAAAAAATTCTCAATACAAGGAAAACTTAATAATATTTTTGATTCTAAAAGTTACAACGTTCACGAAAATTATTCTGTAAACCCTATTACACCAAGAAATTATTATTTTACGCTTACTTATAAGCTTTAATAATATAATAATCATTTACTATATAAAGAGGAAGTTACAATTTTGTAGCTTCCTCTTTTTAATTTTAATACCTTTCTATTGAGAGATATTAATAGCTAAAAGTCCCTATGGGAAGGAATTCTCTTCATTTTATTAAACTTTCTACCACAAATTTCAATAGTAAATTAAGTGCTTTTTATAATCCTATTTATAATCAAAAATTCTCAATTGATATTAGTTACACCCTAATTTTATTGTTAAAAAAAAATTAAAAAACAAAAAAAAAGTCTCTAATATTAACGTATTGGCACATTAATTGAATTTTACGTTTTATCAAAGTAATAAACATTAAATAATAAAAATATGAAAAAGTTAATTTTTACAGGAATTTTAGCAATCGCTGGCTTAGCTACAACTGCAAATGCACAAATTCAAAAAGGTAACTGGATGGTAGGAAGTAGTTTGCTTTCAAGCAACTTCGGATTAAATACAGGAGCTGGTTATGATATCAAACTTCAACCAAGAGCGGCATATTTTATTG
The sequence above is a segment of the Chryseobacterium turcicum genome. Coding sequences within it:
- a CDS encoding Gfo/Idh/MocA family oxidoreductase → MQLVKVGLCAFGMSGKVFHAPFLKEHPGFFMSAIVERSKEDSKEKYPDAIIYRSVEEMLKHADIEVVVVNTPVQTHFEYVKMALEAGKNVIVEKPFTVTVSEAEELVDLAENKNLFLSVYQNRRFDRDYLQVQKVVAEGKLGNIKEVEIRFDRFRTEPSGKEHKENPEQNGSGSVHDLGSHLVDQATQFFGFPEKVFADIFSMKGEAYANDYFEILLYYKNDLRVRLKSSVFTKEDHYAYKIHGDKGSFLQERTDNQENELVAGAIPTYGKDWMQPLIETDGILNYFNENSEAERVLTLSNPGNYMNYYQQIYEHIVFGYALPSLGNEVVQNMKIIEAALESSKKGKVVEL
- a CDS encoding DUF1761 domain-containing protein, translating into MIQINFLAILVAALIPLIMGFIWYNPKVFGNIWMRESGLTEEKMKGANMGVVFILSIILSFLIGMFLQFVTIHQFGALGMIGGDETLAKPSYTAFMNDYGKAYRSFGHGALHSFMTGIFFVFPLIAINAMFERKSWKYVFINTGFWTITITLMGGIICGWYATDGFNWVTQK
- a CDS encoding TonB-dependent siderophore receptor, whose amino-acid sequence is MNKKLITLGLLTITVSLSAQLKNTEADTIRIGTIEDVNIRKTGNPNKAIPLSIKSNLTVMETPQPIAIITHDIIEQQQAKQLSDVLQNVNGMYITSSRGNSQDSFGGRGFALGNDNIFKNGSRVNSGIFPEVSGLERVEVLKGANAMLYGNTAAGGVINMITKKPRFDFGGSIGLNAGSWNSYKPTVDIYGPLTKNIAFRVNGAYEYAESFRDVVQSEKYYFNPSFLFNLSSKSQLIVEADYLKNNFTPDFGIGGITANDGSYSLNTNTDRSTFFGTKWQYQDVEQVSTNVTFNHKFNDNWSLNSTASYQNYTKDYFSTERVAWTYAKTSPTRLSWTVPYNKTNGEQNYGSAQVNLNGEFNTGSIGHKVLIGADADYGQTDAYTYTLTNSPSKVVYLDDPSTWDNTNLAMPDSKLNINNRTRTRRIGAYAQDFISLTKEFKVIAGLRWSYIENMATINTDFKTGEKILTPNSSSSDQALSPKLGLVYMPNDNLSVFATYTNSFTTNTGKDINQNALNPTTIDQYEVGVKKNLFGNALSFNVSLYQILYNKYYATAQFDGNGIANNDTTIKEYIGKMSSRGFEVDITGNPTKYLSIIGGFSYNHAVYKDTPDLPASYVEDQRLVRTPATTANLSVFYKFGEKLQGLKVGAGLYYVGSRFAGWNDTKATLASRNNVTRMFEVDPYTTASFSVGYDWKKFSIQGKLNNIFDSKSYNVHENYSVNPITPRNYYFTLTYKL
- a CDS encoding ABC-F family ATP-binding cassette domain-containing protein; amino-acid sequence: MNYVSVENLTKSYGIKTLFKNISFHVNEGDKIAIVAKNGSGKSTLLKILMGKEIADSGNVVINKDIQVVLFDQEIDFDSDLTIDEFMMTLDSAPILALKKYHHALLSGNPDEMETALAEMEIHKAWDLENEMSQILSQLKITDLTAKMGMLSGGQIKRVALAKLLTETRAEHRHTLLIMDEPTNHLDVEMVEWLENYLNKAKITLILVTHDRYFLDAVCGIIWEMEDQNLYFHNGSYATYLENKMIREDNMNSTIDKAQNLYRKELEWMRRQPKARTTKSKSRQDDFYETEKVAKTDTRKESLELDFEMKRLGNKILELRDVSKSYGDKLLLKDFSYQFQRGEKVGIVGKNGAGKSTLLNIIQGFEPKDSGEIETGETIKFGYFSQKGLQYKEEERVIDFIKDISENFPLANGKTITASQFLRLFLFDDQTQYSPISKLSGGEKRRLHLMYILYQNPNFLIFDEPTNDLDLPTLTVLENFLLNFQGSLIIVSHDRYFMDRIVDHILAFEGEGKIKDFIGNFSEYRENKKLEDVSQKSEYKKAKLVPEKVVEKPAPVAVEKPQAPKKKLSFKEQRELETIEKEIPEFEGKRATILEQLNNEADYEKISKLSAELESLAEKLENHEMRWLELQD
- a CDS encoding peptidogalycan biosysnthesis protein; this encodes MAYTFKIFNSTTELPEDWNSRIGQQNIMLSEEYFRVLEESKPVNMNCCFVGFFSDKKLVGGALFQYLSFIEHKSFQKGEVLCNIRNFLTRQLSKDVMILGNNMLTGQNGFYFDTAEIPTDTAIPLLNEASKSVSRVLGKTSLIIYKDYQKSFLKNFEDEKLKSFYRFSVQPNMILNIKQEWSSFENYSNDLSKKYRARLKSAKKKIKGIQRLELNIESIKKHQNEMNVLYQNVAENAPFNTFFLTQNHFESMKRNLQENFRVFGYFFNEKLIGFFTLILNNNDIDTYFLGYKKEIQKEKQVYLNMLFDMIEFGISNQFKRIVFGRTALEIKSTIGAEPVDIFGLIKHNNKAINPFMEKIFTSLNPKIEWIQRKPFK